The following coding sequences are from one Venturia canescens isolate UGA chromosome 5, ASM1945775v1, whole genome shotgun sequence window:
- the LOC122410759 gene encoding uncharacterized protein, with the protein MGENVDDCDSAAPPYNVTFVTNSMAALAIANTTTLKPKLSKNKILELRRGNKVVCPPHNNQPLRCRYCLIDIVADPCETTNLFYQHYQTSMELSDIIRDYRKVLLPRHAARENFSSNSNFVGGTWMPWLTVEGNPLPR; encoded by the exons ATGGGTGAAAATGTGGACGATTGTGATTCAGCGGCGCCACCTTACAACGTCACATTCGTGACAAATTCCATGGCTGCTCTGGCAATCGCAAACACCACCACTCTTAAGCCCAAATTATCTAAAAACAAGATTTTGGAACTTCGTCGTGGCAACAAAGTGGTCTGCCCTCCGCATAATAATCAACCGCTTCGTTGCAGATATTGTCTCATTGATATTGTCGCTGATCCTTGCGAGACTACAAATCTCTTTTACCAACATTATCAG ACGTCCATGGAATTGTCTGATATTATCAGAGACTATCGAAAAGTGTTGCTGCCCCGTCATGCGGCTCGGGAAAATTTTTCGTCCAATTCAAATTTCGTGGGAGGTACATGGATGCCATGGTTGACTGTAGAGGGTAATCCATTGCCTCGTTGA
- the LOC122410758 gene encoding arylsulfatase B-like yields MRSLESSTIGAWMLICLFVGRLKEVTSTSQSKKPHIIILMADDLGWNDVSYHGSNQIPTPNIDALAYNGVVLSNYYSQPVCTPSRASFLTGKYAIRTGLQGPPLSAGETRALPLNLTLFPKYFHELGYATNLIGKWHVGYYAKEFLPTSRGFDSFFGYYNGYMKYFSYILENISDHFPGYDLHRDVENNCTVDWVPKNIYATDLFTNEAENVIAKHDSNVPLFLFFSHLAPHSSGFAGDLEVRDVKETDESFHYISNPRRRLYAGMVSALDDSVGRVVKALGKKGILNDSIIIFISDNGAMTRASQANEGSNYPYRGQKFALYEGGVHVPAFIWAPMIKNASRIHRGHFHVTDWLPTLYKLAGGDVDDLASIDGIDQSDSIVNGSPSPRDTILLNIDELKDTSGAIKGRFKYLTGVSPWHGAYLGENVDDGDSAAPSYNVTSVTSSLVALALAGAINDSVISEAKILELRRANKVVCAPHSDELLDCTDTCLFDVLADPCEAAEISDQHPEVVRELRETVKNYRKVLLPQQKKGVDPRSLPDYEGGPWLPWLTVDGEPLPRPFPRTNKI; encoded by the exons ATGAGAAGCTTAGAATC CTCAACGATCGGTGCTTGGATGTTAATTTGTTTGTTCGTGGGACGCCTTAAGGAAGTCACGTCCACGAGCCAGTCGAAAAAACCTCACATTATTATTCTCATGGCCGATGATTTG GGCTGGAACGACGTGAGTTATCACGGATCCAATCAAATTCCGACCCCGAACATCGATGCTCTCGCCTACAACGGCGTTGTTCTCAGCAATTATTACTCACAACCCGTCTGCACACCATCGAGAGCGTCCTTTTTGACGGGGAAATATGCAATTAGAACAG GATTACAAGGCCCTCCGTTGTCAGCTGGAGAAACCCGAGCATTGCCCTTAAACTTGACCCTTTTTCCGAAGTATTTTCATGAGTTGGGCTACGCGACCAATCTCATAGGGAAATGGCACGTTGGATATTACGCCAAAGAATTCCTGCCGACGAGTCGAGGCTTTGACAGTTTTTTTGGCTACTACAACGGATACATGAAATACTTCAGTTATATCCTTGAGAATATTAGTGAT CATTTTCCGGGTTACGATCTCCACCGCGACGTCGAAAACAACTGCACCGTCGATTGGGTTCCGAAaaacatttacgcgactgatTTGTTCACGAACGAAGCCGAAAACGTAATCGCCAAGCACGATTCGAATGTGCCTCTGTTTCTGTTCTTTTCGCATCTTGCACCCCACTCTTCCGGGTTCGCGGGCGATCTCGAAGTCCGCGACGTCAAGGAAACCGACGAGAGTTTTCACTACATTTCCAACCCTCGGAGGAGACTATACGCAG GAATGGTGTCAGCGCTCGACGACTCGGTTGGCCGAGTGGTCAAGGCTCTGGgcaaaaaaggaattttgaacgattcgattattattttcatctcgGATAATGGCGCAATGACTCGCGCAAGTCAAGCGAACGAGGGCTCGAATTATCCTTATCGAGGG CAAAAATTCGCCCTCTACGAAGGAGGCGTCCACGTGCCAGCGTTTATTTGGGCCCCGATGATAAAAAATGCGTCACGAATCCATCGAGGCCATTTCCACGTGACCGACTGGCTGCCAACGCTCTATAAACTGGCGGGAGGGGACGTCGACGATCTTGCGTCGATCGATGGTATCGATCAGTCGGACTCGATCGTCAACGGCAGTCCGAGTCCGCGTGACACGATATTGCTCAATATCGACGAGCTGAAAGACACGAGCGGCGCTATCAAAGGGCGTTTCAAATACTTGACTG GAGTTTCTCCTTGGCACGGAGCTTACCTGGGCGAGAACGTGGACGATGGTGATTCGGCGGCACCATCGTACAATGTCACATCCGTGACGAGCTCTCTCGTCGCTTTAGCACTCGCCGGTGCAATCAACGATTCTGTTATTTCGGAAGCCAAAATATTGGAACTCCGACGTGCTAACAAAGTCGTCTGCGCTCCTCACAGTGACGAACTACTCGATTGCACGGACACTTGCCTATTCGATGTTCTCGCTGATCCTTGCGAGGCTGCAGAAATCTCTGATCAACATCCCGAG GTCGTCAGGGAATTGAGAGAGACtgtgaaaaattatagaaaagTGTTGCTGCCCCAGCAAAAAAAGGGGGTGGATCCTCGTTCGCTTCCGGATTACGAAGGTGGTCCGTGGTTGCCATGGTTGACCGTCGATGGTGAACCGTTGCCGCGTCCGTTTCCACGGaccaacaaaatttga